In a single window of the Fimbriimonadia bacterium genome:
- a CDS encoding GNAT family N-acetyltransferase, translated as MALELLPARNEDSPAVIRVIRTVYDEYGFTWESGGYHADLEHIEEHYPAMGGAFWVLRQDGQVVATCGVHAHTESDCELARLYLLARLRGQGIGSKLFLHTLDWSRAQGFRRMFIWSDVKLTLAHSLYFRHGAKWIGQRRCNDPDNSLEHGFLYML; from the coding sequence ATGGCTTTGGAACTGCTGCCGGCGCGGAACGAGGACTCGCCCGCTGTCATCCGCGTGATCCGCACGGTGTACGACGAATACGGTTTCACATGGGAAAGCGGCGGTTACCACGCCGACTTGGAACACATCGAAGAGCACTACCCCGCCATGGGTGGGGCTTTCTGGGTGCTGCGTCAGGATGGCCAAGTGGTTGCGACGTGTGGGGTCCACGCGCACACCGAGTCGGACTGCGAGCTCGCGAGGCTCTACCTGCTTGCCCGCTTGAGGGGCCAAGGAATCGGCAGCAAGCTGTTTCTCCACACACTCGATTGGAGTAGGGCGCAGGGGTTTCGCAGGATGTTCATCTGGTCGGATGTGAAACTGACCTTGGCGCACTCACTTTACTTCCGGCATGGCGCCAAGTGGATAGGCCAAAGGCGCTGCAACGACCCGGATAATAGTCTCGAGCACGGGTTCCTTTACATGCTCTAG